In a single window of the Pseudochaenichthys georgianus chromosome 16, fPseGeo1.2, whole genome shotgun sequence genome:
- the arhgef1 gene encoding rho guanine nucleotide exchange factor 1: MNPMQQGEFGAQCSNPAMSIIGAEDEDFENDLNDVTEDQCTHFNNIDLLKSRPTHLLVFMQHVILQFEPAPLLCYLHADLFKNLSAKETKKQFVEFYNTFLDKGAILRVALPPNVAHELERTRADLLHEDTQRRYVQEVQSLQAAEVAKQLEDFRQKRMMGMTPSEADLSDVESHNSTNRIPREMKERSVAENLLDKMSETQPTIVMDEEKCQSIFSAVAYYMKHLGVKTRAVDSKKSRGGFFRSKLVKNKRDESSKAKPRGVFPGIPSWIAGNTEVKPKTEAEAEKEKVNPERKGLGPGRGSVTDSAMPSAPSRKSVSTGSPSSLPGLEVNDGSGNNVSIINSPESSHGDGLSSNRLEPPCQSEGGDVSPVGLGLGLGLIVGEPLFPMDTSTEDNVEKERRKTSRKVARSESARVDRHPSRRRGSSRAKQSRSRSDVDLQPPTPVMLIPHHLHPFDGPVLPPEGPGYSPTSPSPQLEELEPRLLEFEQDPANWRELAPPEALSSLSKKETKRQEVINELFATEHAHVRMLSVLQMIFYRPLAREELLTYTDLSAIFPNLDEIIEMHYNFLESLTKLRCQEDHFIVKHISTTVLNRFGGTEGEWFQKLTARFCSHQSWALDQIKSRQKKEPRFNSFILEAESKPQCRRLQLKDIIPIEMQRLTKYPLLLENIAKNTEDLTEKERIQQSAECCRKILNHVNDEVKEMENLLNLKDYQRRLDTSGLKPSNELYTEYKNIDLTQKKMLYEGLVTWKVTKEKAIEVQCVLLGDLLVLLQRQDDKMVLKCQSKSNIAVQEGKQMLSPIIKLDSVFLREVATDRKAFYVIFTWESGAQIYELVAQSIGERKMWTDVIKTAVDDLKKSGAPMRLTPAIGSVLPPLSPSTLTAPLSPTENGGLKSSSDRDKDSLTDDKSADPRHRLIDFLSDKGFDLIGHSNSDQEKMANSALDEVMSLKRLLVGSISLSEDSQPDEENGEEQSQRQETDNCQSTEESQATDRGAEDEEENGDSFEKKGAGTKGEEERSITAPLVLSRERMEEVCRRLHSLEKQLTRLQTVEEEHHRLQEALSKFSLGGGNFQ; the protein is encoded by the exons ATGAATCCAATGCAG CAGGGCGAGTTTGGGGCTCAGTGCTCTAACCCAGCCATGAGCATCATCGGGGCTGAGGATGAGGATTTCGAGAATgatctgaatgat GTGACGGAGGACCAGTGCACCCACTTCAACAACATCGATCTGTTGAAGTCACGGCCGACCCACCTGCTGGTCTTCATGCAACATGTCATCCTACAGTTTGAACCTGCTCCCCTG CTGTGTTACCTCCATGCTGACCTCTTCAAAAACCTCAGTGCCAAAGAAACCAAGAAGCAGTTTGTGGAGTTCTACAACACCTTCTTGGACAAAGGGGCC ATTCTCCGAGTGGCCCTACCACCAAATGTAGCCCATGAATTGG AACGGACCCGTGCAGATCTGCTCCACGAGGACACCCAGAGGCGTTACGTTCAGGAGGTTCAGAGCCTGCAGGCGGCTGAAGTGGCCAAGCAGCTGGAAGATTTCAG GCAGAAGAGGATGATGGGTATGACGCCCAGCGAGGCTGATCTCAGCGACGTGGAGAGCCACAACTCCACCAACCGCATCCCCAGAGAGATGAAGGAGAGGTCTGTGGCCGAGAACCTGCTGGACAAGATGTCCGAGACGCA ACCTACAATTGTCATGGACGAAGAAAAGTG CCAATCCATCTTCTCAGCAGTGGCCTACTACATGAAGCACCTCGGGGTGAAAACCAGAGCTGTGGACAGTAAGAAGTCCAGAGGAGGTTTCTTCAGGAGTAAACTGGTAAAG AACAAGAGGGATGAATCCTCAAAGGCTAAACCCAGAGGAGTGTTTCCGGGCATCCCCAGCTGGATCGCAGGCAACA CTGAAGTCAAACCTAAAACGGAGGCTGAAG CGGAAAAGGAGAAGGTGAATCCGGAGCGTAAGGGTCTGGGTCCCGGCAGAGGGTCCGTGACTGACTCTGCAATGCCTTCAGCCCCCAGCAGGAAGTCTGTTTCCACTGGAAGCCCCTCCTCCCTGCCTGGGCTGGAGGTCAATGATGGGTCAGGCAACAACGTCAGCATCATCAACAGCCCTGAGTCTTCACATGGGGACG GTCTCTCAAGCAATCGCTTAGAGCCTCCATGCCAGTCGGAAGGGGGGGACGTGTCCCCTGTCGGGCTCGGGCTCGGGCTCGGGCTGATAGTCGGGGAGCCCCTCTTCCCCATGGACACTTCCACAGAGGACAATGTGGAGAAAGAAAG ACGCAAGACAAG TAGGAAAGTGGCTCGTAGTGAGAGTGCCCGTGTGGACCGGCACCCCTCTCGTCGTCGGGGCTCTTCCCGGGCCAAACAGTCCCGTTCCCGTAGCGATGTGGACCTGCAGCCGCCTACACCTGTCATGCTCATCCCCCACCACCTCCATCC TTTCGATGGCCCAGTTCTCCCCCCTGAGGGGCCCGGCTACTCCCCCACCAGTCCCTCCCCCCAGCTGGAGGAGTTGGAGCCCCGCCTCCTGGAGTTCGAGCAGGACCCGGCCAACTGGAGGGAGCTGGCCCCTCCTGAAGCTCTGTCCAGCCTCAGCAAGAAGGAGACCAAACGGCAGGAGGTTATTAAtg AGTTGTTTGCAACTGAGCACGCCCATGTGCGGATGCTGAGTGTCCTCCAGATGATCTTCTACAGGCCTTTGGCGAGAGAGGAGCTCCTGACCTACACCGATCTCTCCGCCATCTTCCCCAATCTGGATGAGATCATTGAAATGCACT ATAACTTCCTGGAGAGCCTGACCAAACTGCGATGTCAGGAAGATCACTTCATAGTCAAACACATCAGCACCACAGTGCTCAACAGA TTCGGAGGTACGGAGGGGGAATGGTTCCAGAAATTGACAGCCCGATTCTGCAGTCACCAGTCGTGGGCCTTGGACCAGATCAAGAGCAGACAGAAGAAAGAGCCACGCTTCAACTCCTTCATActgg AGGCAGAGAGTAAGCCCCAGTGCCGCAGGCTGCAGCTGAAGGACATCATTCCCATAGAGATGCAGAGACTGACCAAATACCCGCTGCTGCTGGAGAATATTGCCAAGaacacag AGGACCTGACGGAGAAGGAgaggatccagcagagcgcAGAGTGCTGCAGAAAGATCCTCAACCATGTCAACGACGAGGTCAAAGAGATGGAGAACCTATTG AATTTGAAGGACTACCAGCGCAGACTGGACACATCGGGGCTCAAGCCCAGTAACGAGCTGTATACAGAATATAAG AACATCGACCTGACTCAGAAGAAGATGCTTTATGAAGGCCTGGTGACCTGGAAAGTCACAAAGGAAAAGGCAATTG AGGTGCAGTGTGTGTTGCTCGGGGACCTGCTGGTGCTCCTCCAGCGGCAGGACGACAAGATGGTCCTCAAATGTCAGAGCAAGAGCAACATCGCTGTGCAGGAGGGCAAGCAGATGCTGAGCCCCATCATCAAGCTGGACTCAGTGTTCCTGCGTGAGGTGGCCACAG ATCGGAAGGCCTTCTACGTGATATTTACCTGGGAGAGCGGTGCTCAGATCTATGAACTGGTGGCACAGTCTATAGGAGAGAGGAAAAT GTGGACGGATGTCATTAAAACAGCAGTGGATGATCTGAAGAAGAGTGGAGCGCCAATGAGGTTGACGCCTGCTATTGGAAGTGTATTGCCTCCCTTGAGTCCCTCCAC GCTGACTGCCCCTTTGAGCCCGACTGAGAACGGAGGTTTAAAAAGCAGCAGTG ATCGAGATAAGGACAGCTTGACGGATGACAAGTCTGCGGACCCGAGGCACAGGTTGATTGATTTCCTGTCAGACAAAGGCTTCGACTTGATAGGCCACTCCAACAGCGATCAGGAGAAGATGGCCAACAGTGCTTTGGATGAAG TCATGTCGCTGAAAAGGCTGTTGGTCGGCAGCATCAGCCTTTCAGAAGACTCGCAGCCCGACGAGGAAAACGGAGAGGAGCAATCACAGAGGCAGGAAACGGATAACTGTCAGTCCACAG AAGAAAGCCAGGCCACAGACAGGGGAgcggaggacgaggaggagaaCGGTGACTCTTTTGAAAAGAAAGGTGCCGGGACGAAGggcgaggaggagaggagcatCACCGCCCCCCTGGTGCTGTCCCGGGAGAGGATGGAGGAGGTCTGCAGGAGGCTCCACAGCCTGGAGAAACAGCTAACGAGACTACAG ACTGTCGAAGAGGAGCACCACCGGCTGCAGGAGGCCCTTTCCAAGTTCTCACTGGGGGGCGGGAACTTCCAGTGA